Below is a window of Acidobacteriota bacterium DNA.
GATCCAGCCGCTCGACCGCGCCGCGCACAAACGAGCCAAACGAACCGTCGCCCGTGCCCAAGGCGCCGCCCGTCGCTTGTCCGGCTGTGCCAGTCGCCGTCGAAGTGACAGATGTGATGGCTGCGCTAATCCCTTCGATCATCCGTTGTCTCCGAGTCTGAGGCTGGCGCGGGAAAGTTCTTTGGCGGTGTTGAAGGCGGTCGCATTGGCCTCGAACGAACGCGCCGCCGACATGATGTTGACGGTTTCTTCCAACGGGTCTACGGCGGGCAGCGCCACCATCCCACTGGCATCGGCGTCAGGATGATTCGGCTGATAACGTTTGACGATTTCGCTGGCATCGGCCAGCCGCGTGCTCGCTTGCACCCCGCGCGGCTGCGCCTCCAATTCCTCATCCGCAAAGGTGTCGAGGTTGCGCGCAAAGACGGTGTCGAAGATTGCGCCGGGTTGTTCCACCGGCACCGCTTCAAAGATGGTGTCGCGGCGGCGATACGGCCCCCCCGCCGGCGTGCGCGTCGTATTGGCATTGGCCAGGTTGGCGGCGGCGGCTTCCAAACGCTCGCGCTGCGCGGTCATGCCCTGGGTGGCGATTTTGTAGACATTGAAGAGCGACATAGTTGGATACCAGAGAAACTGACAAATGCTGAAGCCAATCAACGCAGGATGAGGATGACGCGGTGAAGGAAGAAGGCAGGTCCGAGAAAATTTGTTTCGTCACACTGCTGCTTCATCCCTCGTCTCGCCATCCTCATCCTGGCTTGCTTAGAAAACGATTTCACCGGCCTTCCTTGATCGCCGCGCGCAAGGTGCGGAAACGCATCTGTAAGAGTTGTGTGCCGGTCATGAATTTGCCGCCGGTTTCGGCGAGCGTCGCCATCTCGCGTTCGGTGTCAACGGTATTCCCGTCAATGCCGGGGACGTTTTCGGTTTGCTCGACGACGCGCAACGCCTCCGTATTGGTGACGCCTGCTGCTGCGTGGCGTGGCGCGATGGCGTCGCGCACGGCATTCCGCAAGTACTCGTCGAATTCCAGCCGTTTTGCCTTGTACTCAGGGGTATCCGCATTGGCCAAGTTGCTGGCAACGATCTCGGCGCGACGGCTTTGAACGTCCAGAAAATCGGTAAGTAAATTTGTAATGCGATCCAGTTCCGCCAAACCCATAACACCAGCACCTTCGGGGCAATCGCCTAACGGCTGTGCAACCCCCGTGCCCAAGCATAGGTTTGATGGAAAGGGCAGTTGAAAAGAATTCTGCCCGCGCTGGTTGCGATTGAGAAAAGCTGTGAAACCCGGTTGCCGGGCGCTGTTTGTCGGCTCGTT
It encodes the following:
- the flgB gene encoding flagellar basal body rod protein FlgB yields the protein MGLAELDRITNLLTDFLDVQSRRAEIVASNLANADTPEYKAKRLEFDEYLRNAVRDAIAPRHAAAGVTNTEALRVVEQTENVPGIDGNTVDTEREMATLAETGGKFMTGTQLLQMRFRTLRAAIKEGR
- the flgC gene encoding flagellar basal body rod protein FlgC, whose amino-acid sequence is MSLFNVYKIATQGMTAQRERLEAAAANLANANTTRTPAGGPYRRRDTIFEAVPVEQPGAIFDTVFARNLDTFADEELEAQPRGVQASTRLADASEIVKRYQPNHPDADASGMVALPAVDPLEETVNIMSAARSFEANATAFNTAKELSRASLRLGDNG